The proteins below are encoded in one region of Neodiprion virginianus isolate iyNeoVirg1 chromosome 7, iyNeoVirg1.1, whole genome shotgun sequence:
- the LOC124308399 gene encoding odorant receptor Or2-like isoform X3 codes for MPKPNYFSAHLTILRIFGLWSYDDSESRSSSSPKSFLYSVYQATLLFTFAYLFTVLEIIELRFSWAKFDDFISNVCYAIVHTMACLKISLILARASDIRKIINSFENGPFQIRPGEKTDEEYRLVSQRVRRTEKLLKIYFTIGTSVVINGLLCPLYVSSDSTSHETRVKNFTTEPDRGLISGDDNEIVSRKLPYMSYFPFDVGVTPYYELAYVYQGISLMTLSPIIVTTDVLYGSILLHIATQLGILARTLISVRSIGANRLLRYDLYKSHGNGWKFDDGEIFSRKRLDVEIYRLLKNCVAHHRAIISLAENMEEIFSTLVLLQFLSNLVIMCFPLFQITSLFIFCNCGDEVTQQSLLVADAACFCDWYEFSSAKMRRALLSIVQRSQRPLRLTVAKFATLSRETYLKVVQGSASYFMFLRKMHRANDDDEQ; via the exons ATGCCAAAGCCGAATTACTTCTCTGCTCACTTGACGATCTTGAGAATTTTCGGTCTCTGGTCTTACGACGATTCGGAATCGCGATCGTCAAGCTCGCCGAAGTCGTTTCTCTACTCCGTATACCAGGCGACCCTCCTCTTCACCTTTGCATACCTCTTCACAGTGCTCGAAATAATCGAGCTACGTTTCTCATGGGCAAAATTCGACGACTTTATAAGTAACGTGTGCTACGCTATTGTCCACACAATGGCCTGCTTGAAGATATCGTTGATACTCGCCAGAGCGAGTGACATACGGAAAATTATCAACAGCTTCGAAAACGGGCCTTTTCAAATTCGTCCCGGTGAGAAAACTGACGAGGAATATCGACTCGTCTCGCAACGCGTTCGTCGCACCGAGAAATTGCTCAAGATTTACTTCACCATCGGCACTTCCGTCGTCATCAATGGCCTCCTATGTCCGCTCTACGTTTCTTCCGATTCTACG AGCCACGAGAcgagggtaaaaaatttcaccacggAACCTGATCGAGGGCTGATTTCTGGGGACGATAACGAAATCGTTTCACGGAAACTACCGTACATGAGCTACTTTCCCTTCGACGTTGGAGTGACGCCTTATTACGAGCTCGCCTACGTTTACCAAGGTATCAGCCTGATGACGTTGAGCCCGATAATCGTTACGACCGACGTTCTTTACGGCAGTATTCTTCTGCACATTGCTACCCAGCTCGGAATTCTCGCCCGGACTTTGATCTCCGTCAGATCGATCGGGGCTAACAGATTGCTCCGATACGACTTGTACAAAAGTCACGGTAACGGTTGGAAATTCGACGAtggggaaattttttcgagGAAACGATTGGACGTGGAAATTTATCGgctgttgaaaaattgcgtCGCGCATCATCGCGCCATTATAAG CTTGGCCGAGAATATGGAGGAAATATTCAGCACACTTGTCTTGCTACAGTTTCTGAGCAATTTGGTAATCATGTGTTTTCCACTGTTTCAAATAACCTCG CTATTTATATTCTGCAATTGCGGCGACGAAGTTACTCAGCAA AGCCTGCTGGTAGCCGATGCTGCGTGTTTTTGCGATTGGTACGAATTCTCATCGGCTAAAATGCGTCGTGCCTTGTTATCGATCGTTCAGAGATCTCAGAGGCCCTTGAGACTTACAGTTGCAAAATTCGCAACACTTTCGCGCGAGACTTATCTCAAG GTCGTTCAAGGATCCGCATCGTATTTTATGTTCCTGCGTAAAATGCATCGTgcgaacgacgacgacgagcaataa
- the LOC124308399 gene encoding odorant receptor Or2-like isoform X4 — translation MPKPNYFSAHLTILRIFGLWSYDDSESRSSSSPKSFLYSVYQATLLFTFAYLFTVLEIIELRFSWAKFDDFISNVCYAIVHTMACLKISLILARASDIRKIINSFENGPFQIRPGEKTDEEYRLVSQRVRRTEKLLKIYFTIGTSVVINGLLCPLYVSSDSTSHETRVKNFTTEPDRGLISGDDNEIVSRKLPYMSYFPFDVGVTPYYELAYVYQGISLMTLSPIIVTTDVLYGSILLHIATQLGILARTLISVRSIGANRLLRYDLYKSHGNGWKFDDGEIFSRKRLDVEIYRLLKNCVAHHRAIISLAENMEEIFSTLVLLQFLSNLVIMCFPLFQITSSLLVADAACFCDWYEFSSAKMRRALLSIVQRSQRPLRLTVAKFATLSRETYLKVVQGSASYFMFLRKMHRANDDDEQ, via the exons ATGCCAAAGCCGAATTACTTCTCTGCTCACTTGACGATCTTGAGAATTTTCGGTCTCTGGTCTTACGACGATTCGGAATCGCGATCGTCAAGCTCGCCGAAGTCGTTTCTCTACTCCGTATACCAGGCGACCCTCCTCTTCACCTTTGCATACCTCTTCACAGTGCTCGAAATAATCGAGCTACGTTTCTCATGGGCAAAATTCGACGACTTTATAAGTAACGTGTGCTACGCTATTGTCCACACAATGGCCTGCTTGAAGATATCGTTGATACTCGCCAGAGCGAGTGACATACGGAAAATTATCAACAGCTTCGAAAACGGGCCTTTTCAAATTCGTCCCGGTGAGAAAACTGACGAGGAATATCGACTCGTCTCGCAACGCGTTCGTCGCACCGAGAAATTGCTCAAGATTTACTTCACCATCGGCACTTCCGTCGTCATCAATGGCCTCCTATGTCCGCTCTACGTTTCTTCCGATTCTACG AGCCACGAGAcgagggtaaaaaatttcaccacggAACCTGATCGAGGGCTGATTTCTGGGGACGATAACGAAATCGTTTCACGGAAACTACCGTACATGAGCTACTTTCCCTTCGACGTTGGAGTGACGCCTTATTACGAGCTCGCCTACGTTTACCAAGGTATCAGCCTGATGACGTTGAGCCCGATAATCGTTACGACCGACGTTCTTTACGGCAGTATTCTTCTGCACATTGCTACCCAGCTCGGAATTCTCGCCCGGACTTTGATCTCCGTCAGATCGATCGGGGCTAACAGATTGCTCCGATACGACTTGTACAAAAGTCACGGTAACGGTTGGAAATTCGACGAtggggaaattttttcgagGAAACGATTGGACGTGGAAATTTATCGgctgttgaaaaattgcgtCGCGCATCATCGCGCCATTATAAG CTTGGCCGAGAATATGGAGGAAATATTCAGCACACTTGTCTTGCTACAGTTTCTGAGCAATTTGGTAATCATGTGTTTTCCACTGTTTCAAATAACCTCG AGCCTGCTGGTAGCCGATGCTGCGTGTTTTTGCGATTGGTACGAATTCTCATCGGCTAAAATGCGTCGTGCCTTGTTATCGATCGTTCAGAGATCTCAGAGGCCCTTGAGACTTACAGTTGCAAAATTCGCAACACTTTCGCGCGAGACTTATCTCAAG GTCGTTCAAGGATCCGCATCGTATTTTATGTTCCTGCGTAAAATGCATCGTgcgaacgacgacgacgagcaataa
- the LOC124308399 gene encoding odorant receptor Or2-like isoform X1 — translation MPKPNYFSAHLTILRIFGLWSYDDSESRSSSSPKSFLYSVYQATLLFTFAYLFTVLEIIELRFSWAKFDDFISNVCYAIVHTMACLKISLILARASDIRKIINSFENGPFQIRPGEKTDEEYRLVSQRVRRTEKLLKIYFTIGTSVVINGLLCPLYVSSDSTSHETRVKNFTTEPDRGLISGDDNEIVSRKLPYMSYFPFDVGVTPYYELAYVYQGISLMTLSPIIVTTDVLYGSILLHIATQLGILARTLISVRSIGANRLLRYDLYKSHGNGWKFDDGEIFSRKRLDVEIYRLLKNCVAHHRAIISLAENMEEIFSTLVLLQFLSNLVIMCFPLFQITSVPVMSFPFFSMVSLMTAMMYQLFIFCNCGDEVTQQSLLVADAACFCDWYEFSSAKMRRALLSIVQRSQRPLRLTVAKFATLSRETYLKVVQGSASYFMFLRKMHRANDDDEQ, via the exons ATGCCAAAGCCGAATTACTTCTCTGCTCACTTGACGATCTTGAGAATTTTCGGTCTCTGGTCTTACGACGATTCGGAATCGCGATCGTCAAGCTCGCCGAAGTCGTTTCTCTACTCCGTATACCAGGCGACCCTCCTCTTCACCTTTGCATACCTCTTCACAGTGCTCGAAATAATCGAGCTACGTTTCTCATGGGCAAAATTCGACGACTTTATAAGTAACGTGTGCTACGCTATTGTCCACACAATGGCCTGCTTGAAGATATCGTTGATACTCGCCAGAGCGAGTGACATACGGAAAATTATCAACAGCTTCGAAAACGGGCCTTTTCAAATTCGTCCCGGTGAGAAAACTGACGAGGAATATCGACTCGTCTCGCAACGCGTTCGTCGCACCGAGAAATTGCTCAAGATTTACTTCACCATCGGCACTTCCGTCGTCATCAATGGCCTCCTATGTCCGCTCTACGTTTCTTCCGATTCTACG AGCCACGAGAcgagggtaaaaaatttcaccacggAACCTGATCGAGGGCTGATTTCTGGGGACGATAACGAAATCGTTTCACGGAAACTACCGTACATGAGCTACTTTCCCTTCGACGTTGGAGTGACGCCTTATTACGAGCTCGCCTACGTTTACCAAGGTATCAGCCTGATGACGTTGAGCCCGATAATCGTTACGACCGACGTTCTTTACGGCAGTATTCTTCTGCACATTGCTACCCAGCTCGGAATTCTCGCCCGGACTTTGATCTCCGTCAGATCGATCGGGGCTAACAGATTGCTCCGATACGACTTGTACAAAAGTCACGGTAACGGTTGGAAATTCGACGAtggggaaattttttcgagGAAACGATTGGACGTGGAAATTTATCGgctgttgaaaaattgcgtCGCGCATCATCGCGCCATTATAAG CTTGGCCGAGAATATGGAGGAAATATTCAGCACACTTGTCTTGCTACAGTTTCTGAGCAATTTGGTAATCATGTGTTTTCCACTGTTTCAAATAACCTCG GTACCCGTAATgagttttccatttttctctaTGGTTTCCCTGATGACCGCAATGATGTACCAGCTATTTATATTCTGCAATTGCGGCGACGAAGTTACTCAGCAA AGCCTGCTGGTAGCCGATGCTGCGTGTTTTTGCGATTGGTACGAATTCTCATCGGCTAAAATGCGTCGTGCCTTGTTATCGATCGTTCAGAGATCTCAGAGGCCCTTGAGACTTACAGTTGCAAAATTCGCAACACTTTCGCGCGAGACTTATCTCAAG GTCGTTCAAGGATCCGCATCGTATTTTATGTTCCTGCGTAAAATGCATCGTgcgaacgacgacgacgagcaataa
- the LOC124308399 gene encoding odorant receptor Or2-like isoform X2 translates to MPKPNYFSAHLTILRIFGLWSYDDSESRSSSSPKSFLYSVYQATLLFTFAYLFTVLEIIELRFSWAKFDDFISNVCYAIVHTMACLKISLILARASDIRKIINSFENGPFQIRPGEKTDEEYRLVSQRVRRTEKLLKIYFTIGTSVVINGLLCPLYVSSDSTSHETRVKNFTTEPDRGLISGDDNEIVSRKLPYMSYFPFDVGVTPYYELAYVYQGISLMTLSPIIVTTDVLYGSILLHIATQLGILARTLISVRSIGANRLLRYDLYKSHGNGWKFDDGEIFSRKRLDVEIYRLLKNCVAHHRAIISLAENMEEIFSTLVLLQFLSNLVIMCFPLFQITSVPVMSFPFFSMVSLMTAMMYQLFIFCNCGDEVTQQSLLVADAACFCDWYEFSSAKMRRALLSIVQRSQRPLRLTVAKFATLSRETYLKFSGRSRIRIVFYVPA, encoded by the exons ATGCCAAAGCCGAATTACTTCTCTGCTCACTTGACGATCTTGAGAATTTTCGGTCTCTGGTCTTACGACGATTCGGAATCGCGATCGTCAAGCTCGCCGAAGTCGTTTCTCTACTCCGTATACCAGGCGACCCTCCTCTTCACCTTTGCATACCTCTTCACAGTGCTCGAAATAATCGAGCTACGTTTCTCATGGGCAAAATTCGACGACTTTATAAGTAACGTGTGCTACGCTATTGTCCACACAATGGCCTGCTTGAAGATATCGTTGATACTCGCCAGAGCGAGTGACATACGGAAAATTATCAACAGCTTCGAAAACGGGCCTTTTCAAATTCGTCCCGGTGAGAAAACTGACGAGGAATATCGACTCGTCTCGCAACGCGTTCGTCGCACCGAGAAATTGCTCAAGATTTACTTCACCATCGGCACTTCCGTCGTCATCAATGGCCTCCTATGTCCGCTCTACGTTTCTTCCGATTCTACG AGCCACGAGAcgagggtaaaaaatttcaccacggAACCTGATCGAGGGCTGATTTCTGGGGACGATAACGAAATCGTTTCACGGAAACTACCGTACATGAGCTACTTTCCCTTCGACGTTGGAGTGACGCCTTATTACGAGCTCGCCTACGTTTACCAAGGTATCAGCCTGATGACGTTGAGCCCGATAATCGTTACGACCGACGTTCTTTACGGCAGTATTCTTCTGCACATTGCTACCCAGCTCGGAATTCTCGCCCGGACTTTGATCTCCGTCAGATCGATCGGGGCTAACAGATTGCTCCGATACGACTTGTACAAAAGTCACGGTAACGGTTGGAAATTCGACGAtggggaaattttttcgagGAAACGATTGGACGTGGAAATTTATCGgctgttgaaaaattgcgtCGCGCATCATCGCGCCATTATAAG CTTGGCCGAGAATATGGAGGAAATATTCAGCACACTTGTCTTGCTACAGTTTCTGAGCAATTTGGTAATCATGTGTTTTCCACTGTTTCAAATAACCTCG GTACCCGTAATgagttttccatttttctctaTGGTTTCCCTGATGACCGCAATGATGTACCAGCTATTTATATTCTGCAATTGCGGCGACGAAGTTACTCAGCAA AGCCTGCTGGTAGCCGATGCTGCGTGTTTTTGCGATTGGTACGAATTCTCATCGGCTAAAATGCGTCGTGCCTTGTTATCGATCGTTCAGAGATCTCAGAGGCCCTTGAGACTTACAGTTGCAAAATTCGCAACACTTTCGCGCGAGACTTATCTCAAG TTTTCAGGTCGTTCAAGGATCCGCATCGTATTTTATGTTCCTGCGTAA